Proteins from a genomic interval of Benincasa hispida cultivar B227 chromosome 7, ASM972705v1, whole genome shotgun sequence:
- the LOC120081255 gene encoding uncharacterized protein LOC120081255, with product MLPFRIFLLTYLFSAFRLVRQYVFRFQKDGQRSELLENNRVDYKTSGFSEKGSNEMEMDMDDENNGKTGNSVLCSVSVETSSSFKMRNCDFTCGRKEFDMGNVDSALSCIQPTTLGIVSKGRNSGSLKSSGEIIDVDSKNNASNVFDQLPEPEVQVLWEDYPVLSDSESAGDSTNASPKINHDQVDDSSCKETNTEENKQLDSLNNLAQKEEESVNVSEKSTETILLEKNSILNYGHRYELNYLPDHQDIVHQLEMELKNARTGGLPTIFEEETEKAETINEKFKYEEIMGEIQKVYRTYAEKMWKLDVLNNQSMHAIGLLQLQYPLQSVLAQNSYNAPIWLGKARRLGADPRLEFVEDLLRDIELVYVGQVCLSWEILQWQLRKSIDLQRHDSQGIRHYNQVASEFQLFQVILKRFMEEERFQGNRVENYVQNRCVFHSLLLVPPVKDDGSGEAEGREWEHEDGFSSNLVTEIIEKSMWVFYEFLLSDKDDVKSILKMNRKHQIELQNIENPQLLLVNIQARFLKAERKLKNLMRGSNRCSVEKLGKQEEAGLSYSLILLIAQVDLKLISRVLRMTRLTVNQLLWCNEKLDQLAFINRKLSLGFRWIFSQFLHHFMVRRKRFLNQRMGLQCIHP from the exons ATGCTTCCCTTCAGGATTTTTCTTCTCACCTACCTCTTCTCTGCCTTCCGATTAGTTCGACAATACGTTTTCAG ATTTCAGAAAGATGGCCAAAGAAGTGAGCTTCTGGAGAATAATCGAGTCGATTATAAAACCTCCGGATTTTCGGAGAAGGGgagtaatgaaatggaaatgGACATGGATGATGAAAACAATGGGAAAACGGGGAATTCTGTTTTGTGCTCTGTTTCTGTGGAAACTAGCTCATCCTTTAAAATGAGAAATTGTGATTTTACTTGTGGAAGAAAAGAATTTGACATGGGTAATGTTGATTCTGCTCTTTCTTGCATTCAACCCACAACTTTGGGTATAGTTTCTAAGGGAAGAAATTCAGGTAGCTTGAAAAGTAGTGGCGAAATTATTGATGTTGACTCAAAAAATAATGCTTCCAATGTGTTTGATCAATTGCCTGAACCAGAAGTTCAAGTGCTTTGGGAAGATTATCCCGTTTTGTCTGATTCAGAATCTGCTGGGGACTCAACCAATGCCTCCCCAAAAATCAATCATGATCAGGTTGATGATTCATCTTGCAAAGAGACCAATACTGAGGAAAATAAGCAACTTGACTCTCTCAATAATCTGGCTCAGAAAGAGGAAGAATCTGTCAACGTTTCAGAGAAATCAACAGAAACAATTTTGCTGGAAAAGAACTCCATTTTAAATTATGGTCACCGGTATGAGCTAAACTATCTACCAGATCATCAGGATATAGTACATCAGCTTGAAATGGAGCTGAAAAATGCAAGAACTGGAGGGCTTCCAACAATTTTTGAAGAGGAAACTGAGAAAGCAGAAacaattaatgaaaaatttaagTATGAAGAAATAATGGGAGAGATACAAAAGGTCTACAGGACTTATGCAGAGAAAATGTGGAAACTTGATGTCTTAAACAATCAGAGTATGCATGCCATTG GTTTGCTGCAGCTGCAATATCCTCTGCAATCAGTTTTGGCACAGAACTCATATAACGCCCCAATATGGTTGGGAAAAGCTCGGAGGCTGGGAGCTGATCCAAGACTTGAATTCGTAGAAGATTTACTTAGGGACATAGAACTGGTGTACGTAGGACAAGTTTGTCTTTCCTGGGAAATTCTGCAATGGCAGCTTAGGAAATCCATTGACCTGCAACGACATGACTCGCAAGGCATTCGTCATTATAACCAAGTTGCTAGTGAGTTCCAACTTTTTCAAGTTATACTGAAAAGATTCATGGAGGAAGAAAGGTTTCAGGGCAACAGGGTTGAAAACTATGTCCAAAACCGCTGTGTATTTCATTCTCTTCTGCTAGTTCCACCCGTCAAAG ATGATGGTTCTGGTGAAGCTGAAGGAAGAGAATGGGAACACGAGGATGGCTTTTCCAGTAATCTTGTAACAGAAATCATAGAGAAATCAATGTGGGTTTTCTAtgaatttcttctttctgataaaGATGATGTTAAAAGTATCCTGAAAATGAACAGAAAGCATCAGATTGaacttcaaaatatagaaaatccaCAGCTTTTGCTGGTCAACATACAAGCTCGGTTTCTGAAG GCAGAGAGAAAGCTGAAAAACCTTATGAGAGGCAGCAATAGATGTTCTGTAGAGAAGTTGGGAAAACAAGAGGAAGCTGGACTGAGCTATTCATTAATACTTCTTATTGCTCAGGTTGACCTCAAATTGATTTCAAGAGTGCTGAGAATGACAAGATTGACTGTCAACCAATTATTATGGTGCAATGAAAAACTTGATCAGCTTGCATTTATTAACCGAAAG